In the genome of Rhizobium sp. CC-YZS058, one region contains:
- a CDS encoding substrate-binding domain-containing protein, whose product MLTKKRLAALAVTSLIMAGQALAAEKKVVAVSIPAADHGWTAGIVYHAQAAAKEVNAAFPDVEVVVKTSPSATAQVSALEDLSAGRKLDALVILPYTSEELTTPVQAVKDAGAFITVVDRGLNDPSIQDLYLAGDNIAVGRNTAKYMIDKLGGKGNLVVLRGIPTVIDDERIKGFQDAIQGTDLKVLDIQYANWNSDEAFKLMQDYLAKYPQIDAVWANDDDMLLGVLEAVKESGRKDIKLALGGNGMKDIVKKVIDGDPMTPVETPYPPAMIKTAIYMTVANLVGQAPVRGTVKLDAPLITKENAQEYYFPDSPF is encoded by the coding sequence ATGCTGACGAAAAAAAGACTGGCGGCCCTGGCCGTCACATCACTGATCATGGCCGGCCAGGCGCTGGCCGCGGAGAAGAAGGTGGTCGCAGTGTCGATCCCCGCGGCCGACCATGGCTGGACGGCGGGCATCGTCTATCACGCCCAGGCGGCGGCCAAGGAGGTCAACGCGGCCTTTCCGGATGTCGAGGTGGTGGTGAAGACCTCGCCGTCGGCGACGGCACAGGTCAGCGCGCTCGAGGATCTCTCCGCCGGCCGCAAGCTCGATGCGCTTGTGATCCTGCCCTACACTTCCGAAGAACTGACGACCCCGGTCCAGGCCGTCAAGGACGCCGGAGCCTTTATCACGGTGGTCGACCGCGGGCTCAACGATCCGTCCATCCAGGATCTCTATCTCGCCGGCGACAACATCGCCGTCGGCCGCAACACCGCGAAATACATGATCGACAAGCTGGGCGGGAAGGGCAACCTCGTCGTCCTGCGCGGCATCCCGACGGTCATCGACGATGAACGGATCAAGGGCTTCCAGGACGCGATCCAGGGCACCGATCTCAAGGTTCTCGACATCCAGTACGCCAACTGGAACAGCGACGAAGCCTTCAAGCTGATGCAGGATTACCTGGCGAAATATCCGCAGATCGACGCCGTCTGGGCCAACGACGACGACATGCTGCTCGGCGTTCTCGAAGCGGTGAAGGAATCCGGCCGCAAGGACATCAAGCTGGCGCTCGGCGGCAACGGCATGAAGGACATCGTCAAGAAGGTCATCGACGGCGATCCCATGACGCCGGTCGAAACGCCCTATCCGCCGGCCATGATCAAGACCGCAATCTACATGACCGTCGCCAATCTGGTCGGCCAGGCGCCGGTTCGCGGCACGGTCAAGCTCGATGCGCCGCTGATCACGAAGGAGAACGCGCAGGAATATTACTTCCCGGATTCGCCCTTCTGA
- a CDS encoding DJ-1/PfpI family protein yields the protein MPGKKILMLTGEFTEEYEIFVFQQAMEAVGHTVHVICPDKKAGDLIKTSLHDFEGDQTYTEKLGHFFTINKTFSEAENQLDQYHAVYAAGGRGPEYIRTDKRVQAIVRHFHEAQKPIFTICHGVQILIAVDGVVRGKRVGALAACEPEVTLAGGTYVDLSPTEALVDGTMVSGKGWTALAAFIRECLKVLGTEIVHH from the coding sequence ATGCCAGGCAAGAAGATACTGATGCTGACCGGTGAATTCACCGAGGAATACGAGATTTTCGTCTTTCAGCAGGCGATGGAAGCCGTGGGCCACACTGTGCATGTCATCTGCCCCGACAAGAAGGCCGGCGACCTCATCAAGACCTCGCTGCACGATTTCGAGGGCGACCAGACCTACACGGAAAAGCTCGGCCACTTCTTCACGATCAACAAGACCTTCTCGGAAGCGGAAAACCAGTTGGACCAGTATCACGCCGTCTATGCCGCCGGCGGCCGAGGCCCGGAATATATCCGCACGGACAAGCGCGTTCAGGCGATCGTCCGGCATTTCCACGAGGCGCAGAAGCCGATCTTCACCATCTGCCATGGCGTGCAGATCCTGATTGCCGTGGATGGCGTCGTGCGCGGCAAGCGCGTCGGCGCGCTGGCGGCCTGCGAGCCCGAGGTCACGCTGGCGGGTGGGACCTATGTCGATCTCTCGCCGACAGAGGCCCTCGTCGATGGCACGATGGTGTCCGGCAAGGGCTGGACGGCGCTCGCGGCCTTCATCCGCGAATGCCTGAAGGTGCTGGGCACCGAGATCGTCCACCACTGA
- a CDS encoding pyridoxamine 5'-phosphate oxidase family protein encodes MPYHFLEVAVTPSVRAAQAEMGAEQIWLGGHDRPSDRFTESEIGFIAERDSFYMASVSETGWPYVQHRGGKAGFLAVLDEQTLAFPDYRGNRQYISAGNFSTNDRACLFRMDYPRRARLKIYAHVERLTLDEDPALTARLADPSYRGKPERIVKLRLEAFDWNCPQHIVPRYTEAQIDAAVRPLRDRLEQLESENAALRARLSGAEH; translated from the coding sequence ATGCCGTACCATTTTCTGGAAGTCGCCGTGACGCCGAGCGTCAGGGCTGCGCAGGCCGAAATGGGGGCGGAGCAGATCTGGCTCGGCGGTCACGATCGCCCCTCCGACCGGTTCACCGAGAGCGAGATCGGCTTCATCGCCGAGCGCGACAGCTTCTACATGGCATCCGTCTCCGAAACAGGCTGGCCCTATGTGCAGCATCGCGGCGGCAAGGCAGGCTTCCTGGCCGTGCTCGACGAGCAGACGCTGGCCTTCCCCGACTATCGGGGCAACCGGCAATACATCAGCGCCGGCAATTTCTCGACCAATGATCGGGCCTGCCTGTTCCGGATGGATTACCCGCGTCGCGCCCGGCTGAAGATCTACGCCCATGTCGAGCGGCTGACGCTCGATGAGGATCCGGCGCTGACTGCCCGGCTTGCGGATCCAAGCTACCGGGGAAAGCCCGAGAGAATCGTCAAGCTGCGGCTCGAAGCCTTCGACTGGAACTGCCCGCAGCATATCGTTCCCCGCTACACGGAGGCGCAGATCGACGCCGCCGTCCGCCCCTTGCGCGACCGGCTGGAGCAGCTTGAGAGCGAGAACGCAGCGCTGCGGGCAAGGCTTTCCGGGGCCGAGCATTGA
- a CDS encoding MBL fold metallo-hydrolase codes for MTHLSRRAFAGALPLGLIGAGALVSGSSFTSPARAAVPAIEKPVAGITPLAQIRIGRFTVTALTDGFADMPYDFFPGRTPQEVEDAAKRQLTARQSGVRFLFNQYLIEDGQRRVLIDAGAAGSIGKTGQLPQALGTLGLKPEQIDAVIVTHMHQDHMGGLVAGGRQVFPEAEIFIDRRDVAHWTDAGKRNGAPDYLQTSFRMAEEVVRLYPRLQAIDGERDIMPGISVVDLTGHTPGHIGVRVEDAGKSMIMVSDMIFPVVHPMATDVFFLFEQDRAAAKAMRDRFFPQAAAEGALVAATHMPFPGLGHLVREGGALRWQVADWALQD; via the coding sequence ATGACCCACCTGTCCCGTCGCGCTTTTGCCGGCGCTCTTCCCCTCGGCCTGATCGGCGCAGGCGCATTGGTTTCAGGGAGCAGTTTTACCTCTCCTGCCCGTGCGGCAGTTCCGGCCATCGAGAAGCCGGTCGCCGGCATCACGCCGCTTGCGCAGATCCGCATCGGCCGCTTCACCGTGACGGCACTGACCGATGGCTTCGCCGACATGCCCTACGACTTCTTTCCGGGCCGGACGCCGCAGGAGGTGGAAGATGCGGCGAAGCGACAGTTGACGGCGCGCCAGAGCGGTGTCCGCTTCCTCTTCAACCAGTATCTCATCGAAGACGGGCAGCGGCGCGTGCTGATCGATGCCGGGGCCGCGGGTTCGATCGGCAAGACCGGCCAGCTCCCGCAGGCGCTCGGCACGCTCGGGCTGAAGCCGGAGCAGATCGACGCCGTCATCGTCACCCATATGCATCAGGATCACATGGGCGGGCTGGTTGCGGGCGGGAGGCAGGTCTTTCCGGAGGCCGAGATCTTTATCGACCGCCGCGATGTCGCCCACTGGACGGATGCCGGAAAACGGAATGGCGCGCCCGACTACCTCCAGACCAGTTTCCGGATGGCCGAGGAGGTCGTGCGCCTTTATCCGCGGCTGCAGGCCATCGATGGCGAGCGGGACATCATGCCCGGTATCTCGGTCGTCGATCTCACCGGACACACGCCGGGCCATATCGGCGTCCGCGTCGAGGACGCGGGCAAGAGCATGATCATGGTCTCCGACATGATCTTCCCCGTCGTCCACCCCATGGCAACCGATGTCTTCTTTCTCTTCGAGCAGGACCGAGCGGCGGCAAAGGCCATGCGCGACCGGTTCTTTCCCCAGGCCGCAGCCGAAGGCGCGCTGGTCGCCGCCACCCATATGCCGTTCCCCGGGCTCGGCCATCTCGTGCGGGAGGGCGGAGCCTTGCGCTGGCAGGTTGCCGATTGGGCGCTACAGGATTGA
- a CDS encoding LysR family transcriptional regulator → MDRLEAMSILLAVVDAGSLSAGARQLKAPLATVSRKVAELERHLGAPLVIRTRHGLSLTEEGRAYVAASRRILDDVETAERDVSGDGLGPRGTLHVTAPIVFGERHVLPQTLAFMQAQPEITVRLALVDQQVSLSEDHVDVAVRIGHLLDSALIATGVGSVRRVVCASPDYLARRGVPAQPSDLAHHDGISFQGFATAPEWRYRRDSAAFTVEPRPRLSVNTTDAAIQAAVAGIGILRVLSYQVADQLSSGELVELLPDFAPDPLPVHALHRPLDPLPSKIRAFLDWVVPRLRAQGAF, encoded by the coding sequence ATGGACCGGTTGGAAGCGATGTCGATCCTGCTCGCCGTGGTGGATGCCGGCAGCCTTTCGGCCGGCGCACGGCAGTTGAAGGCGCCGCTGGCCACCGTCAGCCGCAAGGTTGCCGAGCTCGAAAGGCACCTCGGTGCGCCGCTCGTCATCAGGACGCGGCATGGCCTTTCGCTGACTGAAGAAGGCCGCGCATATGTGGCCGCGTCCCGCCGAATCCTGGACGATGTGGAGACGGCGGAGCGGGACGTGAGCGGCGACGGCCTCGGCCCGCGCGGGACGCTGCATGTGACCGCGCCGATCGTCTTCGGCGAGCGTCATGTGCTTCCGCAGACGCTCGCCTTCATGCAGGCTCAGCCGGAAATCACCGTGCGGCTGGCTCTCGTCGACCAGCAGGTCAGTCTGAGCGAAGACCATGTCGATGTTGCCGTTCGGATCGGTCATCTCCTCGATAGCGCTCTGATCGCAACAGGGGTCGGCAGCGTACGCCGCGTTGTCTGCGCCAGCCCCGACTATCTCGCACGCCGCGGCGTCCCGGCGCAGCCGTCCGATCTTGCGCACCATGACGGCATCAGCTTCCAGGGGTTCGCCACAGCGCCGGAATGGCGCTACCGGCGCGACAGTGCCGCCTTCACCGTCGAGCCCCGGCCGCGCCTCTCGGTCAACACAACGGATGCGGCGATCCAGGCTGCGGTGGCCGGGATCGGCATCCTGCGCGTGCTCTCCTACCAGGTCGCCGACCAGCTAAGCTCCGGCGAACTCGTCGAACTGCTGCCGGACTTCGCCCCCGACCCGCTGCCCGTCCACGCCCTCCACCGCCCCCTCGACCCGCTGCCATCGAAGATCCGCGCCTTCCTGGACTGGGTCGTTCCACGTTTGAGGGCGCAGGGGGCATTTTAG
- a CDS encoding MucR family transcriptional regulator gives MSDQPETKQALIPLTAAIVSAYVTSHRLPAGQLTGLIGEVHLALSGLGNPVAVPEPESKPVPAVPIRKSVQDDYLICLEDGKKFKTLKRHLMVHYGMTAEDYRAKWGLPADYPMTAPAYAARRSELAVSAGLGQRRAAATKAAPAVEDEGEPSVQPRKRAGRPAKQPASS, from the coding sequence ATGTCTGACCAGCCCGAGACAAAGCAGGCACTGATCCCGCTGACCGCTGCCATCGTCAGTGCCTATGTCACCAGCCATCGGCTGCCGGCGGGACAGTTGACCGGGCTGATCGGCGAAGTGCATCTGGCGCTGAGCGGGCTGGGCAATCCGGTCGCTGTGCCGGAACCGGAAAGCAAGCCGGTGCCGGCCGTCCCGATCCGCAAGTCGGTCCAGGATGATTATCTGATCTGCCTGGAGGACGGGAAGAAGTTCAAGACTCTCAAGCGCCACCTGATGGTGCATTATGGAATGACGGCGGAGGACTACCGCGCCAAATGGGGCCTGCCGGCCGATTATCCGATGACGGCGCCGGCCTATGCTGCACGCCGTTCGGAATTGGCGGTCTCGGCAGGGCTCGGCCAACGACGGGCGGCAGCCACCAAGGCGGCGCCGGCTGTCGAGGATGAGGGGGAACCGAGCGTCCAACCGCGCAAGCGGGCAGGGCGGCCGGCCAAGCAGCCCGCCTCTTCCTGA
- a CDS encoding glycosyltransferase, producing the protein MKKPIAFFVHHQGRGHANRTMAIAEHLSSDRPVSVMTAAPEQFAGADPRIEVIALPNMIGDTVPTPRLFEEPTPSVMHCVPLGLSSMRHTMRTILDHLDDRDVGLFVVDVSSEIGMLGRIASVPTVQIRMHGDRSDIGHIGSYEAAVGLIAPFNERLEQADYPARLRAKTTYTGGLCTTRDPVPSRAEARLKLGLPDDQTVILVLTGGGGSGTPFAPLTMGARAVPDALWLVAGPVHREGHETDFANLRELGWVSNVTDHIAAADIVIASAGDNTVHEIARVGAKFVVMPEWRYFAEQHRKADALCALGAAVTAPAWPGDYAAWQALLGAAEALDPAALRALHDPDAARNAATWLESLADELWTGSDAAAPRLTVVAAE; encoded by the coding sequence ATGAAAAAGCCGATTGCCTTCTTCGTCCATCATCAGGGCCGCGGCCATGCCAACCGCACCATGGCGATCGCCGAACATCTGAGCTCGGACCGGCCGGTCTCGGTCATGACGGCGGCGCCCGAACAGTTTGCCGGCGCCGATCCCCGCATCGAGGTGATCGCGCTTCCCAACATGATCGGCGACACGGTCCCCACCCCGCGCCTCTTCGAGGAGCCGACACCTTCCGTCATGCATTGCGTGCCGCTTGGCCTTTCCTCGATGCGCCACACCATGCGCACCATTCTCGATCACCTGGACGACCGCGATGTCGGCCTCTTCGTGGTGGACGTTTCCTCCGAGATCGGCATGCTCGGCCGGATCGCCAGTGTCCCGACCGTTCAGATCCGCATGCATGGCGATCGCAGCGACATTGGTCATATCGGCTCCTACGAGGCGGCCGTCGGCTTGATTGCGCCCTTTAACGAGCGGCTGGAGCAGGCGGATTACCCGGCCAGGCTGCGCGCCAAGACGACCTATACCGGCGGTCTCTGCACGACGCGCGATCCTGTGCCGAGCCGGGCGGAGGCACGATTGAAGCTTGGGCTTCCGGATGATCAGACCGTGATCCTCGTGCTGACCGGCGGCGGCGGCAGCGGAACGCCGTTCGCACCGCTGACCATGGGCGCCCGCGCCGTCCCGGACGCGCTGTGGCTCGTGGCCGGACCGGTGCACCGGGAGGGGCACGAGACGGATTTTGCAAACCTGCGCGAGCTCGGCTGGGTCAGCAATGTCACCGACCATATCGCCGCCGCCGATATCGTCATCGCATCGGCGGGCGACAATACGGTGCATGAGATCGCCCGCGTCGGCGCCAAGTTCGTCGTCATGCCGGAATGGCGATACTTCGCCGAGCAGCACCGCAAGGCGGACGCGCTTTGCGCGCTCGGCGCTGCTGTGACGGCCCCCGCCTGGCCCGGTGACTATGCGGCCTGGCAGGCGCTTCTCGGCGCTGCCGAGGCTCTGGACCCTGCCGCTCTTCGCGCGCTGCACGACCCAGACGCGGCACGCAACGCGGCCACCTGGCTGGAGAGCCTCGCGGACGAGCTCTGGACCGGTTCGGACGCGGCCGCGCCACGCCTGACGGTGGTCGCTGCCGAATGA
- a CDS encoding glycosyltransferase family 2 protein, translated as MSASVLTIVRGRIDHLRALMSGLARQTVAPLELVIAWMQPQREHTLPDLPFPVRHVFVSGDALPLAAARNRAADAAAGEHLIFLDVDCIPSPTTVEAYGSALAQRDGVMLGEVLYLPGGLPSETLSFDTLLRDGVLHPSKPAFPSHGMAEEPDSGQLWGLSFALRRKSWMLLGGMDEKFYGYGGEETDLARRAAEAGLPTFRVGGARALHQHHTVHIPPLQHFDDILRNAALYRAKHGVWCMDYWLGQFAERGLIAWSADRPDIRILRHPGTQEIAAARQPDTVLFS; from the coding sequence ATGTCCGCGAGCGTCCTGACGATCGTCCGGGGTCGGATCGACCACCTCCGTGCCCTCATGAGCGGGCTGGCGCGACAGACCGTGGCGCCGCTGGAACTGGTCATTGCCTGGATGCAGCCGCAGCGTGAGCACACGCTGCCGGATCTCCCCTTCCCCGTTCGCCATGTCTTCGTCTCCGGCGACGCTTTGCCGCTCGCGGCCGCGCGGAACAGGGCGGCGGATGCGGCGGCCGGCGAGCATCTCATCTTTCTCGACGTCGACTGCATTCCCTCGCCCACCACCGTCGAGGCCTATGGATCGGCGCTGGCGCAGCGGGACGGCGTCATGCTCGGCGAGGTGCTCTATCTGCCGGGCGGACTGCCTTCCGAAACCTTATCCTTCGACACGCTGCTGCGCGACGGCGTCCTGCACCCCTCGAAGCCCGCCTTCCCTTCGCACGGCATGGCCGAGGAGCCGGACTCCGGCCAGCTCTGGGGCCTCTCCTTCGCGCTGCGGCGGAAAAGCTGGATGCTGCTCGGCGGTATGGACGAGAAGTTCTACGGCTATGGAGGCGAGGAAACCGATCTCGCCCGGCGTGCGGCCGAGGCCGGGCTTCCGACCTTTCGCGTGGGCGGTGCCCGCGCGCTGCATCAGCACCACACGGTCCATATCCCCCCGCTCCAGCACTTCGACGATATTCTGCGCAATGCAGCCCTCTACCGCGCCAAGCATGGCGTCTGGTGCATGGATTACTGGCTCGGCCAGTTCGCCGAACGGGGCCTGATTGCCTGGTCCGCCGACAGGCCGGACATCCGCATCCTTCGTCATCCAGGCACGCAGGAAATCGCCGCCGCCCGCCAGCCCGACACTGTTCTCTTTTCCTGA
- a CDS encoding HAD-IIB family hydrolase, which produces MFVLHVALQGCLRGNNVEYGITTDTGGHIRYLLDLVSACTAEVPETRTVIATRAFDGFGEAYRRAVEVVDPKTTILRFPTDDPAYLAKEDLHSEIQSFSDALIAHLESAQERPDLLHAHYADAAAVAAEVKARLSIPFVFTGHSLGKVKQKAMPSCAGDRGFKERIAAEELALDQASLVIASSRDEAELQYKSYRNYDPGRIRVLPPGSDLKAFRGAQSSSAVEQELGRFLTEPEKPVLLAIARPVTKKNLAGLVEAYGRSKPLQALANLVIVAGTRGDIDALEAEMAENLKELLQLIDRHDLYGKVAYPKSHRSEDIPAYYAYARDRRGIFVNPALNEPFGLTLLEAAAVGLPLVATDSGGPNDIIETCGNGLLVDPRDANGIADALLQILNDDTLWDRFSQYGDVAVRTYDWSRHVTRYSELLTDLVHPPEPAVQRPIQLLISDIDNTLVGSVPHLHAFGNWRRVQENLAFGVATGRSFHSAMAVLEQQDVPRPEVMITSVGSEIYTLDENGVSYVQDHDWLHQIGGNWQRSSVERVLRTIKGVTPQAPLEQRDFKLSYFSDGTHATIERVKRALQNAGLLASVIHSHRRYLDILPIKASKGTAVDHVRRRYGLAQTAVFVAGDSGNDIEMLQSIPQSIIVANYSDDLGKLPALKHSYIASNTHAAGIIEGVLHFRRKAEAACPRAS; this is translated from the coding sequence ATGTTCGTTCTTCATGTCGCACTTCAAGGGTGCCTTCGCGGAAACAATGTCGAATATGGCATAACAACCGATACGGGCGGACACATCCGCTACCTTCTCGATCTCGTCTCTGCCTGCACGGCGGAGGTTCCCGAGACGAGGACCGTGATCGCGACCCGGGCCTTCGATGGATTTGGCGAGGCCTACCGCCGGGCCGTAGAGGTCGTCGATCCGAAGACGACCATCCTTCGCTTCCCCACTGACGACCCCGCCTATCTCGCCAAGGAAGATCTTCACAGCGAGATCCAGAGCTTCTCGGACGCGCTGATCGCGCATCTGGAGTCCGCGCAGGAGCGGCCGGATCTGCTGCATGCCCATTATGCCGATGCGGCGGCGGTGGCGGCGGAGGTCAAGGCGCGGCTCAGCATTCCCTTCGTCTTCACCGGACACTCGCTGGGCAAGGTCAAGCAGAAGGCCATGCCGTCCTGCGCCGGCGACCGCGGCTTCAAGGAGCGCATCGCCGCCGAAGAGCTGGCGCTCGACCAGGCTTCGCTGGTCATCGCCTCTTCGCGCGACGAGGCGGAGCTGCAGTACAAGAGCTATCGCAACTATGATCCCGGCCGTATTCGCGTGCTCCCGCCCGGCAGCGACCTGAAGGCGTTTCGCGGCGCGCAGTCCTCGTCCGCCGTCGAGCAGGAGCTGGGCCGCTTTCTTACCGAGCCGGAGAAGCCCGTTCTCCTCGCCATCGCCCGACCGGTGACGAAGAAGAACCTTGCGGGCCTCGTGGAGGCTTACGGCCGCTCCAAGCCGTTGCAGGCGCTCGCCAATCTCGTCATCGTCGCCGGCACGCGCGGGGACATCGATGCGCTCGAGGCGGAGATGGCGGAAAACCTCAAGGAGCTGCTTCAACTGATCGACCGCCACGATCTCTACGGCAAGGTCGCCTATCCGAAGTCGCACCGCAGCGAAGATATCCCGGCCTATTATGCCTATGCCCGCGACCGCCGCGGCATCTTCGTCAATCCTGCGCTGAACGAACCCTTTGGCCTGACCCTGCTCGAAGCCGCGGCCGTCGGCCTGCCGCTTGTCGCCACCGACAGCGGCGGACCGAACGACATCATCGAGACCTGCGGCAACGGCCTTCTGGTCGATCCGCGCGACGCGAACGGCATTGCCGATGCCCTGCTGCAGATCCTGAACGACGACACCCTCTGGGACCGCTTCTCGCAGTACGGGGATGTTGCCGTGCGCACCTACGACTGGTCGCGGCACGTGACGCGATACAGCGAGCTTCTGACAGACCTCGTCCATCCGCCCGAGCCCGCCGTTCAGCGGCCGATCCAGCTCCTGATCAGCGACATCGACAACACGCTCGTCGGTTCGGTCCCCCATCTTCATGCATTCGGGAACTGGCGGCGCGTTCAGGAAAACCTGGCCTTCGGGGTCGCGACGGGTCGGTCCTTCCACAGTGCCATGGCCGTGCTGGAACAGCAGGACGTTCCGCGCCCGGAGGTGATGATCACCTCCGTCGGCTCGGAAATCTACACGCTGGACGAAAACGGCGTGTCCTATGTGCAGGACCACGACTGGCTGCACCAGATCGGCGGCAACTGGCAACGTTCGTCCGTCGAGCGCGTGTTGCGGACGATCAAGGGCGTGACCCCGCAGGCACCGCTGGAACAGCGGGACTTCAAGCTCAGCTATTTCAGCGACGGCACGCATGCCACGATCGAGCGGGTGAAACGGGCCCTGCAGAATGCCGGCCTGCTCGCCTCCGTCATCCACAGCCACAGGCGCTATCTCGATATTCTTCCCATCAAGGCATCCAAGGGCACGGCGGTCGATCACGTGCGCCGCCGCTACGGCCTTGCCCAGACCGCCGTCTTCGTTGCGGGGGATTCCGGCAACGATATCGAGATGCTGCAATCGATCCCGCAGTCGATCATCGTCGCCAACTACTCAGACGATCTCGGCAAGCTTCCTGCCCTCAAGCACTCCTACATTGCCTCGAACACGCATGCCGCCGGTATCATCGAAGGCGTCCTGCATTTTCGTCGCAAGGCGGAGGCTGCATGTCCGCGAGCGTCCTGA
- a CDS encoding glycosyltransferase family 4 protein, translating to MPPHNHGGTERVIHDLSVGLQELGCAVTLFAPSDSTCPVPQVGALPSLQYLENQHGTVPPSIPSVLEAVRMEELRQVMDAFDILHFHGEFFHAALLGPRRRTSLTTIHWRVDELDRALFFGAFPDLPVAAISQAQERALPVSNRAGVVLHGVDPTRFEPNETPQPYLAFIGRMTDQKRPDVAIRVAKAAGRPIRLAGTIDVGNPLYFDTYVRPQLSGEAEYIGPVDDAAKNLLLRDASALLFPIDWPEPFGLVMIEAMACGTPVIAWNRGSVSEVVEHGVTGFIVDSEDEAIAAIGRLDQLDRRRVRARFEARFTARRMAQDYLDLYEKLLQS from the coding sequence GTGCCGCCGCACAACCATGGCGGGACGGAGCGCGTCATCCATGACCTCTCCGTCGGGCTTCAGGAGCTCGGCTGCGCGGTCACCCTCTTCGCCCCTTCGGACAGCACATGCCCCGTGCCGCAGGTCGGCGCGCTGCCGAGCCTGCAGTACCTGGAAAACCAGCACGGAACGGTGCCTCCGTCCATCCCATCCGTACTCGAAGCGGTGCGGATGGAGGAGCTGCGACAGGTCATGGATGCGTTCGACATCCTTCACTTCCATGGCGAATTCTTCCATGCGGCCCTGCTTGGTCCGCGCCGCCGAACCTCGCTGACGACCATCCACTGGCGGGTGGACGAGCTCGACCGGGCGTTGTTTTTCGGGGCTTTCCCCGATCTGCCGGTCGCCGCGATTTCGCAGGCGCAGGAGCGGGCGCTGCCTGTTTCGAACCGCGCCGGCGTGGTCCTCCATGGCGTCGATCCGACCCGTTTCGAACCGAACGAGACCCCACAACCGTACCTGGCTTTCATCGGGCGGATGACCGATCAGAAGCGGCCCGATGTGGCGATCCGTGTGGCGAAGGCCGCCGGCCGGCCGATCCGGCTGGCCGGCACGATCGACGTCGGCAACCCGCTCTATTTCGACACCTATGTCCGGCCGCAGCTCTCCGGCGAGGCCGAGTATATCGGCCCCGTGGACGACGCCGCGAAGAATCTCCTGCTGCGCGATGCAAGCGCGCTGCTTTTTCCGATCGACTGGCCGGAGCCCTTCGGCCTCGTCATGATCGAGGCCATGGCCTGCGGCACGCCGGTCATCGCCTGGAACCGGGGATCGGTGTCCGAAGTGGTCGAGCATGGCGTCACCGGCTTCATCGTTGACAGCGAAGACGAGGCCATTGCCGCGATCGGCCGGCTGGATCAGCTCGATCGCCGCCGCGTGCGTGCCAGGTTCGAAGCGCGGTTCACGGCGCGGCGCATGGCGCAGGATTATCTCGACCTCTATGAAAAGCTCCTGCAGTCATGA